The DNA window CACTTCCTGTATGCCCTCAGAACAATTTCCAGAAACTTTCAATGGTTGGTTTTTAGGATCTTTCATCAGTTAAGAGGTTGTGTCACTGGGGAGGGGCGTCCGCCAAGCTCCTCCTGCCGCCCTTCTGGAGGTGACAGCTATTGCCATTTTAGCTGCTTAGGAGAGAAAAAGCTTCAGCTCACAGAGGAAGATCCCGTcattctgcttcctcttcctccccagtgGGGCCAGAGTCTTCCCTCAGCTCACCCCCTACTTACAATGGAGACCACCAACACCACGACCCAGGTCTCTGCCCCTCTACAGAGCAGCAGCAATAAGGCAGAGGAAGCCCTCGACCCTGGTCATGCAGAGGGCTTGGTGTTGGCCTGACCCAGAGGGCTCCCGGGGGAGTATGACTTCCATCCGTGAGGCAGGCGGCCACTCCTGGGAAAGGGCGTAAAAGGGAGTGACCAGAAGGGACATGAGTGTCGCTGGGTTTCACCACACATGGGGACAGGGCGAGGGAACAGGGCAGCTGGATTAGCGGACCAAAGCCAGGGCCCCCTTCCGTATATAAATGACCCCTCAGTGATGCTCATTAATGGGTATTTTCCTCTCTCACCTCTctctcttcaaaagacactaccTTCCTCAGTCCAGCACTTTAGATGAAATGGTTTATTTAACTCAGAGACCAAATGTAGAGATGGTACAAGCCAAGGCCAGTAGGTCCATCTGGTGCAGAACCAGGAAGTGTGTCCCGTGCTCCCAGCCTTTCTTGGTCCTAATCCTCTCCGAGGGCTCTTTGCTAGGTGTCCCCTCACTGCCCCAGGGATGCCGCTGGCTCAGGGGACTGTGTTGTAGACCTTGTAGTTGTCCTCCTGGGTGATATGCAGCTTCCAGGGGAAGAGGTGCTTCTGGGAGGGGAGGCCTTGGGTCCACTTCACCATGAGCCTCACATCCTCGTCTGATAGCAGCCGAACCAGATCCCCCTCGGCATCCTGATAATTGAGGGCGATGTCCTCCCTCTGGAACTCCCGCCTGGGTGGGAGAGATCAGGGTTCAGGAAAGGTCCAGTGGCCTTAGGCCTAAgcgtgggggcagggagaggggacagaAGGAGTTTTAGGGCCGGGATCTAAAAATCAGAAAAGGTCAGAGCTGGACACCAGCCCTGTCATCCGAGTGGTCCAACCTCCTActatacagatggggaaactgagacctccAGGGGACAACGGGACTTTCACAACAAATTAGTGGCGCAGCTTGAAATGTCTTGTGCATAAATGGGCTGAAGACTTAAGAACTGTCATAGGGAAGAAGAGTGGGTGTTGCCGGGCGCAGAGTAGAGCAGAAAAAAGCCCCTGCGACAGCCCCTGTGTGTGGCTATGGAGAAGAACCTTTTAAGGATTGGAACCGTCCCACCTGGGGTGCAGGTAGATGGGCGAAAAGCCATCCAATTTTCCATAGGTAATCTGACAAAATGGGTCAGAAGTCTCATCAGACTTGCAAACACCTTGATCCCCAAATCTCACTTCTAGAAAATCGTCCTAAGGAAAGAATCAGGCCAGTCACCAAATATGTGAATCCCAGTGCTATTCACAATAGTAAAGAAGTGGAAGGTAACTTAAATGGCCAACAGAAGGGGACGGCTACATTAGTTACGGTGCGTCCACAGGACGATGCTGTGTAGCCGATTAAAGAACATTTAAGGGGGAGTCGGGTGCAGGTGGGGTGGGTGCTGAAGAAATCCGAATGCGTATCAGATAATGAGAGGAGCAAAGTATGAGGGGATTTCACCGCTTTATGTTTTCTGTGATTTctgacattctttttaaaaaataatgaatagatATCGCTTTTGCAGCCAGGAATATAACGATGCTATTTCCATTCTGAAAAATAACTGTTCATAACTCAACTGGATCTTGGGAGGTGGTGGTTCCCTGAGGGCGGAGGGTCCAAGTCCAAGGTTTTGAACCTAGAGAGACTTTAGCAAATCCAGGCCCACAAACTGTAAGCCCCTTTACCTCTCTGCAGACCCCCGCTCATCTCTAATGTGGAGAGGCGATACCCACCCCTCAGGGCTGGGCTGTGGATAAAACAAGAAGGTGAAATAGATGCAGAACGCCCAGCCCCTGAATGCACCGTTTCCCCTTCTGTTCTCTCCTCCAGGGTGTCTGACGCCCCCAGCGCCTCCTACCCCAGCCCCTCACCTCATGAGCTCCAGCAAGTCCTTGAAGAGTGGGGTGCTTTTGAGGTCTTCCTCCACTGCAATGTCCCTAAGGGGACAaggggcaggggtgaggaggCAGCAGGCTGGAAGGGGGAGAGGCGGATGAGGCTGGCCGGGTCATGCTGGACCTTGACACCCCGTGACAGCCTTTTGGCTTATCTGGAGGGCGCTGGGAGCCCCTGCGGGcttttaagtgtgtgtgtttggtgggggGACATGCGATCTGGTTTGGGTCTTAGAGCCCAGAGTGTGatatggaggtgggggaggggtggggaggggcagggaggctggacaggcccctccctcccagcaggCCACTAACTTGATGGTACTGATGGTGTCCTCATAGTAGTAGCAGCGTAGCCAGTTGGTGGGGTCCTCCTCCTCCGGGAAGTCCTTGAGGATCTTCACAAAGGACACCGGGAAGATGCCTGTGGTTCCCCGGACAGTGCCCtgcgggggcgggagggggagaAGGCACTGCCCTGCCTGGTATCAGCAGAGGCAGCGGGGCCATGCCCCGGGGACCCGCCCCTTTATAATGACAGGACAGGCGGATGAGCTCTGGGTCCCctcaggcagagggaggagaaaaagtGGGCAAGGTCACCAAGCTGTTCACCCCAAGGCGTCCATTTTAGAACAAGACCTGAATTTATCTGGAAAGCTGCTTtcacctcattcatttattcactcagtcattcattcaaaggCTTCTTGAGTGCCAGCTACGGAGCAGGCTCTGGGCACTCAGAAGGGATGaaaatccctgccctccctcctggaGCTTCCAGTGTGATGGAGGGCGACAGACAATGCACAGGTAAACAGGTGGCCCTCACGGGGACTCAGGTGGTGGTAGGCGCTCAGGAAGAAaattgtggggggagggaggagggaggggtggggccaATTCACTCATTTGTCCACGGATTCCATCTGCTCTAGACCAGACAGCCAGAAATCTCCCTCCAGCCAGGCCTCTCTCCTAAACTCCATCCAAGACCCAGCCACTGCCTGTGCTTTGTCACCTGTTCTCTTAATCTTTGTAATACTATGGAAGACATATTGTTTCCCCCCCCTTTTACAGACATATAAACTGAGGCTGAAGTACTACCCTCGCTCCTCCCCAACCCTCCCTTCCATCTGAGGCCAGAAGTCGGCCAGCATACTGACTCATAGAACTTTCTAGAAAACAAGaagtcaacaaacatttcctgTTTCTGGAGAATGACCCAGCAATACCCCTCAGCTGTAACAGCTTGTAGACTGCCTGAGACAGAACTCCAGGACTGGCGTAAAATCAAAACCGCCAAGTTGCGAGACCAACGGTTGGTCCACactcctctccagcccctggatgccagggaccctccccttccctcaaTGATTCCAGGACCCCCGGGGGCTGGCCCTGCCTCCTGTGCCATGACCTCCTTCACACCCCACTCCCCAGGAGCCCCGAGAAAAGAGAGTCTTTCATAACTATAGGACTTAATCCAAAAAGCTGGCACCAGGCCAAGGCCTCCCACCCGGTgacccccatcccccatctccaGTCATGCTATGAACCCTTGTATGGATCACGCTTGCCGCGTGCAGGGACAAAGCATGGCCAAGATGCCACACACCCAGGCTCCCTATGGGCCGAGCCCTGAACAGCGGCGCCTCCTTCAACCCTTCCCGGAAGTCTGTGAAGAAACGGCCACTGTTAGTTAACTCCATTTATGGGAAAGGAAACCACGGGGTTGAGTAAGTTTCCCAAAGTTGCAAAGCTAGTTAAAAACAGAGCTAGGATGTCACGCCAGACTCTGGAGCTCAAGTCTCCCTCATCACCTTCACTCGCTCCCTGCGTAGTGAGTAACGTTACCCCAGATTACGGGCAGTGCGTCTCAACTGGGTGTGATTCTGCCCCCCAGGGCCAGAGGTCTGGGGACACATTTGATTGTTGCAGCTggaggggtgctactggcatctagtggatggAGGCCAAGGATGCCGCTAAACACCCCGCAGTGCACAGGTCAGCCCCCCAACAGAGAACTGCCTGGCCCCAAATGCCAATAGTGAACAGGCTGAGACACCCTGTTATAGACCAAGAAATTCAACACAGAAGGTTAACTGACTTGCCTAAGGCGACCGTTGGTTGGGGTCAGTACCAAAAGCAAGTGTAGGCTCAGAATCTGCTGCTCCAGACACACACAGCTGTATTTCCTCAGGCTTCCCCGATCCACCTGCCCAGATCTCCAGGACTATCCTTGGACAGCATCTCTTCCCTGGGGCCTTCTCAGATACCTCCATGTTCTCTGATCCCCTCACAGACTCGAAGTGACTTCACCTCCAACTTAACTTCCACCTCACCTCCATCCTCACCTCCATCCTCATCTCCATCCTCACCTCCAACCTCATCTCCATCCTCACCTCCAACCTCACTTCCATCCTCACCTCCATCCTCATCTCCATCCTCACCTCCAACCTCACCTCAATCCTCACCTCCATCCTCATCTCCATCCTCACCTCCAACCTCACTTCCatcctcacctccaccctcatCTCCATCCTCACCTCCATCCTCACCTCCAACCTCACCTCCATCCTCACCTCCATCCTCACTTCCAACCTTACCTCCAGCCAGTCTTTGTTGATCCGACTGAGAAGAAAGATCACATCTCCAACTTTGAAATTCAGCTCCAGTTTGCTGTTCCCAGTGAAGTCAAACAgggcctggggagaaggtggagtaaggagggagggaggaaacattCACTGAGTTCCTACTAAAGTGCTTTACATACTTGAGCATCCCATTTAACAGacgaggaaacaggctcagagaggataaGTGACTAGTCCAAGGCCACTCTATTTGTTAGTGGAGGAGCCGGGTTTAGAACCCATGTCTCCCTGACTCCAGAATGGTGCTCCTTCCAGGCCTGCCAGGATAAGCATGAGAGGGAAGGGGCCAGACTCCACGGACTGGGcaactccccatcccccaggccTCACTGGGGACTCCAATGCCCCCATAACCCCTAGGGCATTGACCACACTGGTTTTGAAATGCCCATTTCTAAGGGTGCATCCCTGGGGAGCTGTGTGAGCCCCTTGAGGACAGGGCCTGGTCTGAGTCACCTCTGAAGCTTCAGTCCCCAAGGCAGGGCTGACCCAGAAgagcttgctgaatgaatgatggaTAGGTGGATTCCCCTTTGCCTCTGTGTGCTCCTCACATGCCCTCCCCTCAGCTGGCTGGGAGTCCTCAGGCGTCCAAGGCCACGGTTGTGGGTCCTTCCAACCCCCCAGTACCCAGCCGCATCCTGGGCACACAGTGGGCGCCAGCAGGACGGGCTCAGTGGCTGAAGGGTGGAGCTAGGCTGCTGCCCAGTGGTGAGGTACCTCCGCTCGTGGAGCTGCCATGCGGTCAAAGCCGGCGCCTTGTGGGGACGTGCTCTTCctgtggagagagaagaggggcttGTCACCTCTCCTGCTTCTGTGCCCGGAGGAGACCCTCAGCAGAGGCAggaaaggcaggggagggagagggtgttAAAGATGCAGCTACAATTGCTCCTCTGGACCAGCACACTCCCTACAGCTTTCACCGCCCTGGAGGAGATTGCATCCCCTTCTGTGGACCAGGAGGCATAGGCTCAGATATACATTTGCTTAGTGCCATAGCTTGCCAGCCCTTTCACATTACTCCCACACTCAACCCCTAATTTTTCAGCTGAGGAAATGGGCTTCAAGAAGTGCTGAGCTCCACTCCAGGACACAGGGCTGCCTGGGTGCACAGGGGAGATGGCCAGGCACCACACGGAGAGGACACTCAGAGATACTGGCCAGAGGGAGGACGGAGGAGTTGTGTGGGAGGGCGGGGCTCAGGAGCCCTGTCCTGGAACTCTTAGCAGCGGTAACCTCTTGTTTGGAGGCCCAGCCCTATTTCGGTGGCTTGGATTTTTGAAGACTTTTTCCAGCttaggaggggctggagggagctgCGGGCCCTTTGGAATAAGGGAGTGAGTAGCAGCGCCCCCTGGGGACCAGTGTGATACACCGAGGAGCCACAGCCGGCCCCATGGAACAAAAACTAACCAGGGACAAGGCATCCCAGGAGATGCTGGAAGGAGTGTTTGCAGACAGAAtgattcctcctccctcccctcctccctactCCCCCCAGGCACCCAAAGCCCTCGGACCATCCCCAGTGGTTGCTGAGGCACCTAGCTCTCCCCCGTCAATGGCCCAGCCCCTGTCCTCCAGCCCTTACTGTCAAACACACTTTCTGTCCTCTAGGCCCGACGCTTGATTTCCCAAGCTCACCTAACAAGCCAAACCACCCTGGAGTGCTTAGGTAGAGACCTGGTCTCTACTCCTTGCTTCTTTCAGGGAAAATAAGTGCCTTTGcagcagaggcctctgggacagaGCGCCTGGTTAAGAGCAGGTGGCCCAGGGCTCTAGCTGATGGGGGCGCAGGGACCGGTCACTTACACTTTCCGGGTGCGCGGGCGGAGCCGTCGGAGAGCCTGGGGCACCTGCTCCGCGTCATAGGACGACTGGTAGAAGAAGATCCGGACGTCCTCATCCATCAGCACCCAGATGGGCAGGCTGAGGAGGTGCTGCGTTTGGGGAGCATGCAGGACAGGTGGGGTGGTCAGCAGAAAGCTCTCGACATCGCAGCCCAGCTGCTGCATCCCCGTCCCCCATGCTGGGCCCGCCTCTCTCCACTAATGGTCCTCTGTCTGATAACAAGTAAGACATATTTAAAATCTCAGTAGGCTGAGGGTAACGCGTCACAAGATTTGCCCCTGGGTTCAAGGTCAGGAGGGGGCCAACTTGCTTGAGAACAGTTCATTTGGAAAAGACCCAAAGGCCTTCAGACATGAC is part of the Phocoena sinus isolate mPhoSin1 chromosome 10, mPhoSin1.pri, whole genome shotgun sequence genome and encodes:
- the NCF4 gene encoding neutrophil cytosol factor 4, whose product is MAVAQQLRAESDFNQLPDDIATSANIADIEEKKGFTSHFVFVIEVKTKGGSKYLIYRRYRQFYALQSKLEERFGPENKASPYTCILPTLPAKVYVGVKQEIAEMRIPALNAYMKHLLSLPIWVLMDEDVRIFFYQSSYDAEQVPQALRRLRPRTRKVKSTSPQGAGFDRMAAPRAEALFDFTGNSKLELNFKVGDVIFLLSRINKDWLEGTVRGTTGIFPVSFVKILKDFPEEEDPTNWLRCYYYEDTISTIKDIAVEEDLKSTPLFKDLLELMRREFQREDIALNYQDAEGDLVRLLSDEDVRLMVKWTQGLPSQKHLFPWKLHITQEDNYKVYNTVP